TATTCTTGGACATGTTAAGGGCCTGCCTATCTGCATAAAGCAGCTGTAGTGATATTTCCATAACTCTAAGATATAACTAGTATCTTTTTACCCAGAGCCTCATCTAACAATTCAGCCTAGCTAAGATAAAGGAAGTTCTCACATTATAGAACACTGCTTTATCTAGCACCATTCTGATGACAGCCTTTGTTAGATTAGTTAACCAACCAAGAGATAATATATCATAGAATGAAATGTCTTGGACAACTGAACTTTATTTCTTCCCTGGAGACTTAGACCCAGGGCATGATCTGAAGGTACATCAAGTAACAGCTtcacagaagctaagcaggtttgtCTGGTGTACAAGTGGATGAGAGTCCACATGGAAACCTTACATATGGTGCCTTGAGTTATATGGGAAAGACAGGATATCAGTAAAGGATTGTATGCAGTGCAGAGCAAGTCATAGCTGATTGGGAGTATTGTGTTAGAACTACATTAGTCCTCATGGATTCTGTACATGAAACATGGTTACTGACCCCTATGGTCAAAGTTTGGGTGTATGGGGTATTTTTTTACCTTGGCAGATAACAGCAAtattagtaaataaatatttatatccttaTAGTTGTATTCTAGAACAAGTTACCATGGTTAGACTTACcatagttttgttgttgttgctttgcaAGGCAGAATGCATTCAGTGTGTCTTTCAGTTCAAAGGTCAATGAAAGAGTAGATAGtgaataaatctaataaattagACAAAACTTTCATAAAGATATGTTCCAAAACATAGCTATATGTTCTTTAATGGAGTCAAAAAATTGATTTATTCAATTGATCTATTCAACTCCACTAAAGAACATATAGCTACTGTTATATGGCTCTCTGCTGTTCACTGTTAATAAAAacaacacagggcgcaatcctaaccccttatatcagtgctttccagcgctgacataagggcaatgcagctctgaggtaagggaacaaacattcccttactttgaggaggcctccatgagtgacacccaactacagggtGTAGCATATGtcccatgctggaaagcactgacataaagggttaggattgctcctacAATCTCTTAAATTATTAGAGGTAAAAAAGAACACCAGATATTCTGTTATATATCATATACCTCCTTTTCTGTTTAATTATGAAGTACTGTAAATCAAGTTTCTCCATCTTTCTTTTTGGCACAAATCCAGGTTAAAAAGGAATTTTGTTGAGAGGCAAAGTTAACTGGGTTAGTGTATCTTTTTGTACTAGACAAATATATTGTACTGTATACACTAAGATTGAACTTTATAGCCCTCCTATTTGCATAAATGGAAATGGTTCTTTTCTTTCGTGCAAGTTTAATATATACACATGTATAAATAGGGAACATGCATGTTGGGTTGGAGGGGCAAAATTGAATGCAGAATTAACATGCCGATTCTTCAATGGGTGATGTTCAGTTTTATCACATACTTAGAATTTCATATAGCCATGTGATATACTGTGGATTGTCTCATGtgtaaaataataattttgaagTTTATGCATGTGTACTTGGCTTATATGAAACAGCATGTGCATTATTCTAAATAGATAATATTGACAGTTTAGAGAGGACCAGACTGGTGTTGTCCAACATTCCAAAGCTGATATATATTAATGTTAAACTTATTAACTTCTTACAGAACATTCTTACAGAAAATTCTTCCAGAACATTCTTACAGAAGTCCAAATGTCCTTGTCTCTGTAGTTCATTCTCCTTTTGCTAAGGCCAAAGACCAAAAACGAAGACTGCCAGCAAAACAGGTTTTCAGGCAGCTATTTTCCTGACTGAtaacccagtcctgagctgcccaaagtgcagggctgctgcaccATGTCGGGTTGCGCAGCCCGACACggtgctcaggatctggtggagctgagcttcaccagttccaccctcctcccgcccctctccctcccctgtgaactcctgctccctgccctctccacacccTCCCCGCCCTGGAACTGCCCCGCCCTGGAACTCCTCTTCTCTGCTTCCCCCACGTCACCACCTATCGTTCCACCTCCCAGCAGTTCAGGCGACCACAGAgtggcagagcactggctttccaaCAGCGCTAGCCCAATGCTGATTggcgctgggctggtgctaagccTTGTAAGCGTACTTTATGGCTGTGCACACAAAGCTCAAAATTGGGCTCTTCATGAGGCTTTCTCCAGCAGAttttgtgccacagaaatttgtcaTGTGCACAGAAGTTTATGAATGTTAAATCCTGGGAGTCTGCCTTATACATGTCACACAGACGTTAGTGGAAATTTCATAACTGTGAGGGATACCACTAGCCACCTCATCTTTCTAGCACCTAATATGGAGTGTCTGAGAAGTGCCCCCACCAGATATCAGAATGATGTGATAGTCAGTACTAAATATTACCATTGCTATGAAAACATGTCATCCAACAGAAGAGCCATTTTCTGTAGTCTCCACATGATATTCGTAAGTTGTGCTCTAACACATATTTGTAAGTTGTGTGAACAACTGTTTGTGGTACTTGAACACCTATCTATAAGAAGTCTGGTATGTGTTCAGTTTCAGAATGGCTGCGGTTATTGCCTTTCCTGGGTGTTCTTGCTCTGCTTGGATATCTTGCCATTCGTCCATTTCTCCCCAAGAAAAAGCAGCAGAAAGACAGCTTGATTAATCTCAAAATTCAGAAGGAGAATCCTAAAGTAGTGAATGAAATCAACATCGAGGACTTGTGTCACACTAAAGCTGTGTACTGTAGATGTTGGCGCTCAAAAACGGTGAGTCATATTGCTCCAATGTAGAGCTGTAGCGTTCTCTTTGTTACAGTGATTCTTACCTTGCATGATATAGAATGTTTGCTCCCCTTAATGAGTCATTGAGAGACTCTTACAATTTGTCATTTTGCCTGCTTTTGAGAAATTGGATCCCATGTAATGTATTCCATGCAGTTTATATCATTGTGAGCCATGCCCCACCTTGCAACTGAAGGGAGGTATGGCGACCAACTTGGCAGCATGCTgcttggtggtgacatcattgccaggcaTTATCAGCTGGGAAGGGGTGAGATGCCTGCAGAACCTCAGTTGCCAACCCCAGCTACAGGATACCTGAGAGGGAGGGAATAGGAAGGAATAAAAGGGGGAAGACAAGCAAGTGGGGAAGACAAAGGAATGGATGGCAGagaaggggcaggaggagaggtAGAGATCTGGGGGGAGAGGCTACAAAGTCTAGGGGTGCCCAGGAGCTGAAGGGGAGGGTTAAGGTGCCACCCAACCGCTTCACCCACTGTGAGCAGTGCAGCCGATGGATGCCTGGGCCACGGCTTCGCTCAGTAAGATGTCTTGCCTTCCTGAGCTAGGAGGAGAGCCTGGGTCAGACCACCACCCAGGAACTGGAAAGATCCAATGGAACTAGACCCATCCCTTGATGACACTGAAGTGTGCCTAACATTCATGTGCTAATTTTGTTAGTTGGTGAATGAAATTAAAGGAGGATAGCAGACTATGTGAAAAACTCTTTGGGGAAGACTAGCAGTAGTGATAGCTCCACAAAGTCCAGACAACTACCCCCATGTAGGGTAAAGAGAGCTAAAACTATCAGAGGTCTGCAACCACAGTCTGAAAACTAGGCATCCATCTCTGTTGTCCAGGCAGGTGGAACTTGGTAGAACGATCTCCTGCTGATGTGGCAGCCTTCCAGGCACAAGcccgggccaagagccctttggctcttgccacAGGCtcgtgcctctggcaagccagagacTTTTCTACTTGGTGAGGAGAAAGCAGGGAACGGTCAGGCCTCCCTCTGCTCCAGGGCCAGATGTCTCCAACCTCACCACATGCACTTGCTTCCTTGCTGCGAGCTAGAAGGAAATGTAAAGcatttttgaaaacaaagaagcatCAATTTATGAGATCCACATGGGATAGGATCATTGTGGCAGCCAATGAGAAGTCTGGTATATCTCTTTGGCGACTAATTACTCCAATGCTGAAGCTGAAATGTGTTGTTGGATCATCTGTATCTGTAGAAAattgggaaaaacattttaaaaatctttataaGAAGCATGAACATGAATGAGATCTGAACTTTGAAATCCATCTTGCACAGTTTACTGAAATGGGAACCTGTTACTTGCAAGGTAATGCTTAAATTGAGGAAATCTCCTGGTATAGTTGCAATTCCTGCTGAGCTCTTTAAGATAGACCTGATCTGGTGGGAACAGGTACTCACACCCTTCTTTACGCTGATTAATAAGGATGGAATTATCCCAAGTATTTGGAAAGTATCCTTGGTAACGCCCATATATAAGAAAGGAGAGAGTACCGACCCAAGTAATTATCAACCAATCAGCCTTTTAACAGTGATTGGTAAGATGTATGCATCACTACTGCAAGAGAAACTGCTTTATTGGATAGAACAGGAGAAGATATTAGGAGATGATCAGGCGGGGTTCAGGAAAGGCTACTCTTGTATCAATCATTGGTTTACTCTGGCATCATtgataagtaaatatgcattaaatGTTCCTGGCACCTTATATGCACCCTTTATAGATCTACGAGCTGCCTTTGATTCAGTGTCTCATGCAAGACTTTGGAACAAATTGAATTCTACATCTATGTCtaaaagattgttaaaattaataatgaatttataTACTGGAAACTGCTTTTATGTTAAACTGAACAAACATGGAGCTATTTCTAACCCCAAATCTGTTGAAAGAAGGGTTAGGCAGGGATGTGTTCTTGCGCCAGACAACTACATAGCAAGTCATGAATGGCAACAGACTTTGGGGAGACTTCCATTAGCGGTTCTTTAATCTGAACCCAAACTTGTTTGAACAAGAGCAAAAGATCTGAAGCCTCTAAGAAACCCTTTCTTATGAGTTTGGGACTTACAGTCATGTTAGATTGTTATCCTGTCCAGAGGGCACAATGAGTAATGGGATGAAACAAGTGCAGATCACATAggctaacacacattttgcttccttaaacaatacaccaattcctgggtgtattccaaaaatggcacccgttttgccctatcacgtctagttttggagacacagcatagcctctttagtgagcggttcaagcagcttcctcatgaggaaacctacaccatggtttcctcatgaggaagctgcttgaaccattcactgatgagactatactatatctccaaaactagatgtgatagggcaaaacggatgccatttttggaattggcaccccaaattcatatcaaaccaccataaagtttgggaaaaacttttctgaccctcaattttgcaggcctatGTAATTTTTTAAGGCATGGTGTGGTTCATTTGGTTTATCAGGTAAGACTTTGGGCATCCCTTTACCTGGATCCATTCCTGCCTTCTCAGTTATGCCAGAGATTGACATTCCATTCTGACAGTGTGTATGGCATTCAGTTCTGTCTAGAAAATGACCTGTGATCATGAGTGCAAAGCTTTTCTTAAATGTAGGTACAGCTGTACAGTTGGGACAGATTCATCTCACgtacctttttccttttctttaccCTTTTCAGTTCCCCGTCTGTGACGGCTCTCACAACAAGCACAATGAGTCAACGGGAGATAATGTGGGTCCACTGATACTCAAGAAGAAAGAGATCTAGCAAACTTCAACTTAAACCAAGACTGGAGAGAACTTCTACTTATACCCATGTGCTCTCAGTCGAATAACTGTGGTAGATTTGATACCTTTTTAGATTACCTTAGATTTCTAGACTGAGCTAGACATGCTGTAATAATGTCTGTGATCTGAAAAATCATGCCTGACATAAAAAGCTCCTGTAAACTTCTGTGTAAAAAAGTGTGTTTTACTGATGTAACAGAATTGCTGTGTCCAAAGGTGCAGTCTAACCTGTTTGATGTGAACATCTAGGAATAAAAGGTTAGACCACTTTTTTTAAGAGTACATATGTGCCATTGTCTTACATACAGGCATACTACACTACAAATTTAAAGAGGTTTAGGACCAGcttcagccatttctgctcaatgctgcacatacgcaacagggatcaaatatgtacacctgtgggctaggccaggggtctccaaaccctgggccCAGATGGGACCTGCAGCGAGCCTCTGTCTGACCTGCAGCAAGCCTTTGGTCCCCTGCAAGtttctggcccacttgactgaacatgaccagagctgtccTCCAGTCTTGTCTGGGTTGTGTTCTGAGAGCCTAAAAACATCACCTCCTGATTTTCCTGAAAAATTTTAAGTAATTTTTTGGgcactctgaaggccttagaaggccttctgggcaTCAGGAaggcctcctcagccctcagaacatgcttcaCATGTTTCCTGTGATAAACTgcttctgagatatttactcctgtatatttaattAGGCTGCTTGGGAGGCGAGGAAATGgaagtccatttaagtgtgtgctttatttctgttggtacttggagaaatcctggaaatttgagcccattcgtttatttattcattcatcttagtttcttctctaatgtatttatttaaattttatatttaaaaatttttttctgacccttgacactgtgccagatattttatgtttCCCTCtagccataaagtttggaaacccccctgttctaggcaaaaatgggttaa
This genomic interval from Tiliqua scincoides isolate rTilSci1 chromosome 6, rTilSci1.hap2, whole genome shotgun sequence contains the following:
- the CISD2 gene encoding CDGSH iron-sulfur domain-containing protein 2; this translates as MVLDGLARVLKVQLPAYLKRLPLPESVGGFLRLTVSEWLRLLPFLGVLALLGYLAIRPFLPKKKQQKDSLINLKIQKENPKVVNEINIEDLCHTKAVYCRCWRSKTFPVCDGSHNKHNESTGDNVGPLILKKKEI